One region of Turicibacter bilis genomic DNA includes:
- a CDS encoding manganese efflux pump MntP — MKEYLVVIMIMSVALAMDAFAVAITLGMDGLAHTVRDRLKVSISFGFFQGLLFVIGIVSLKFVSGEITTYNHLIAGVILIILGVRMLKEAFESSKEEYIESHEMGFNKKKDLSLKLLAMFGIATSIDALAAGITYGLIYEQLILATIVIATIAFLFSYIGSTFGKTLGHMIGNKANILGGVMIILLGVNALFF, encoded by the coding sequence TTGAAAGAATATTTAGTAGTTATCATGATAATGTCAGTTGCATTAGCTATGGATGCATTTGCGGTTGCTATTACATTAGGAATGGATGGATTAGCCCATACAGTGAGAGATCGTCTTAAAGTATCCATTAGTTTTGGCTTTTTTCAAGGTCTGTTATTTGTCATTGGAATTGTTTCATTAAAGTTTGTTAGTGGAGAAATCACGACGTATAATCATTTAATCGCTGGTGTGATTTTAATTATATTAGGTGTTAGAATGTTAAAAGAAGCTTTTGAAAGCTCGAAAGAAGAATATATTGAATCTCATGAGATGGGCTTCAATAAAAAAAAAGATTTATCCTTAAAGTTACTTGCGATGTTTGGGATAGCGACAAGTATCGATGCTTTAGCAGCGGGGATTACTTACGGGTTAATTTATGAACAATTAATTCTGGCTACTATTGTCATAGCAACTATTGCATTTTTATTTTCCTATATAGGATCAACCTTTGGAAAAACATTAGGGCATATGATAGGAAATAAAGCAAACATCCTTGGGGGAGTTATGATTATTTTACTAGGAGTTAATGCCTTATTTTTTTGA
- a CDS encoding methionine ABC transporter ATP-binding protein, translating to MIVLNQIKKIFNTNSGCVTAVDSVNLSIRKGEIFGIIGYSGAGKSTLIRMLNLLERPTEGTVTIDGKDLTQISSKELRLARQQIGMVFQHFNLLWSRTVFENIAFSLEIAGVKKEEIKPQVLELIQLVGLSGKEDNYPSQLSGGQKQRVGIARALANNPKVLLCDEATSALDPQTTDEILDLLVQINKKYNLTIVLITHEMHVIQKICHHVAIMESGRIVEQGDVLTVFSNPQHPVTERFVKQVASEDDSIETVEHLIKKFPKGKIVLLKYLKEKAEQPFITNVIRNYQVDINIIQGKVVQTQEGGYGSLYVQLTGLEIIPALNYLKEVGVEVEVIS from the coding sequence ATGATTGTTCTTAATCAAATAAAAAAAATATTTAATACGAATTCTGGATGTGTCACTGCTGTAGATTCGGTTAACTTATCTATCCGAAAAGGGGAAATATTCGGAATTATCGGTTACAGTGGGGCTGGAAAAAGTACACTAATTCGAATGTTAAACTTACTGGAACGTCCAACTGAAGGGACAGTTACCATTGATGGGAAAGATTTAACTCAAATCTCCTCTAAAGAGCTTCGATTAGCTCGACAACAAATTGGAATGGTCTTTCAACACTTTAATTTACTCTGGTCACGTACGGTATTTGAAAATATCGCCTTCTCACTTGAGATTGCAGGGGTAAAAAAAGAAGAAATCAAGCCACAAGTTTTAGAACTTATTCAATTAGTTGGTTTAAGTGGAAAAGAAGACAATTATCCCTCTCAATTGAGTGGTGGACAAAAACAACGCGTTGGGATTGCACGTGCATTGGCTAACAATCCTAAAGTTCTACTTTGTGATGAAGCCACTTCAGCCCTTGATCCGCAAACAACAGATGAAATTTTAGATTTACTTGTTCAAATTAATAAAAAATATAACTTAACTATTGTTCTAATCACACATGAAATGCATGTGATTCAAAAAATTTGTCATCATGTGGCGATTATGGAAAGTGGGCGTATCGTTGAACAAGGAGATGTCTTAACGGTTTTCTCTAATCCTCAGCATCCAGTTACTGAACGTTTCGTTAAACAAGTAGCGAGTGAAGATGACTCAATTGAGACGGTCGAACATCTAATTAAAAAGTTCCCTAAAGGAAAAATTGTTCTTCTGAAATATCTAAAAGAAAAAGCAGAACAACCTTTCATCACAAACGTTATTCGTAACTACCAAGTGGACATTAATATTATTCAAGGAAAGGTCGTACAAACTCAAGAGGGTGGCTACGGTTCTCTTTATGTTCAACTTACGGGTCTAGAAATCATTCCAGCTCTTAATTATTTAAAAGAAGTTGGGGTAGAAGTTGAGGTGATTTCATAA
- a CDS encoding methionine ABC transporter permease, translating to MFLLLLPNVKWDKMFSATLETLYMTAIAGIFVFILGLIIGLVLFLTAPNQLLENKWINRVLSAFVNIFRSIPFVILIILLLNFTKFLVGTVLGPNAALPALIIGAAPFYGRLVEIALREIDKGVIEASIAMGASLWTIIRKVLIPESLPALVSGITVTTISLVGYTAMAGVIGAGGLGNLAYLDGFQRHRFDVVFVATVIILVIVFVIQFIGDMITKQIDKR from the coding sequence ATGTTTTTATTATTACTACCAAATGTCAAATGGGATAAAATGTTCTCGGCAACGCTTGAAACATTATATATGACTGCTATCGCAGGTATCTTCGTCTTTATTTTAGGATTAATTATCGGGTTAGTCTTATTTTTAACAGCACCGAATCAACTCTTAGAAAATAAATGGATTAATCGTGTTTTATCAGCATTTGTTAACATTTTTCGTTCAATTCCATTTGTCATTTTAATCATTCTTTTGTTAAACTTTACAAAATTCTTAGTTGGGACGGTCCTTGGGCCGAATGCAGCCCTACCAGCTTTAATTATAGGAGCCGCTCCTTTCTATGGGCGTCTTGTTGAAATCGCGCTTCGCGAAATTGATAAAGGTGTCATAGAAGCTTCCATTGCAATGGGAGCTTCACTTTGGACGATTATTCGAAAAGTCCTCATTCCTGAAAGCTTACCTGCTTTAGTTTCAGGAATTACGGTTACAACGATCTCACTTGTTGGATATACAGCAATGGCTGGTGTTATCGGTGCAGGTGGTCTTGGAAATCTAGCTTACTTAGATGGATTCCAACGTCATCGATTTGACGTTGTTTTTGTAGCAACCGTCATTATTTTAGTAATTGTCTTTGTGATTCAGTTTATCGGAGATATGATCACTAAACAAATTGACAAACGTTAA
- a CDS encoding MetQ/NlpA family ABC transporter substrate-binding protein, whose product MKKLSLGLLSLVAAISLVGCGNSGEEKTTLKVGATAVPHAEILEQAKPLLKEKGIELDVVTFQDYVLPNTTLDEGELNANYFQHIPYLEGFNEEHGTHLVNAGGIHIEPIGIYSKNYKSLDELPEGATIIMSNSVADHGRMLSLLQTEGLITLDSNVDASVATVEDIIENPKNLTFKTDIDPGMLVTVYEQNEGDAVLINTNYALDGGLNPMTDSIAMEGSESPYVNIIAVNSGDENRDDIKTLVEVLRSKEIQDFIVETYAGAVVPVSE is encoded by the coding sequence ATGAAAAAATTATCATTAGGTTTATTAAGTTTAGTGGCAGCTATTTCTTTAGTTGGATGTGGAAATAGTGGTGAAGAGAAAACAACATTAAAAGTTGGAGCAACAGCTGTTCCTCATGCAGAGATTTTAGAACAAGCCAAACCATTACTTAAGGAAAAAGGAATTGAATTAGATGTTGTCACATTCCAAGACTATGTCTTACCCAATACAACTTTAGATGAAGGAGAATTAAATGCGAACTACTTCCAGCACATCCCTTACTTAGAGGGATTTAATGAAGAGCATGGAACACATCTAGTTAATGCAGGTGGAATTCACATCGAGCCAATCGGTATTTACTCTAAAAATTATAAATCTTTAGATGAATTACCTGAAGGCGCTACAATTATCATGAGTAATTCAGTTGCTGATCATGGACGTATGTTATCCTTATTACAAACAGAAGGATTAATTACTTTAGATTCTAATGTAGATGCTAGTGTTGCTACAGTAGAAGATATTATTGAAAATCCTAAAAACTTAACATTCAAAACCGATATTGATCCAGGTATGTTAGTTACTGTTTATGAACAAAATGAAGGAGATGCGGTTTTAATTAACACAAACTATGCATTAGACGGTGGATTAAATCCAATGACTGATTCTATTGCTATGGAAGGATCTGAATCTCCTTATGTAAATATCATCGCTGTTAATAGCGGAGATGAAAACCGTGATGATATTAAAACATTAGTTGAAGTTTTACGTTCTAAAGAAATCCAAGATTTCATTGTTGAAACATATGCAGGAGCGGTTGTTCCTGTTTCTGAATAA